The genomic region ATATTCTACTGGGTAGCCAAacttatattatttatattttagaaaTCGGGACCACTAAACCTCTCAACTGCGCTACTGAATTTTTGTGCTTGCCAttacaaaaatgaaatgtgtgAGAGGCTCTTGTTTTCACAGCTGGGCAGAAGACTGTTCCCACCCTTTCTGACAGCAGCTCCTTTAAAGCATTTAATTGGCCTCatgacacaaatacacacacacacgcacgcacaggcACACAAACCTTTTACTGAATTACTAAAATCTATCCGATTTCTTAATACATTCAGTTTAGTATGAAGTAAATaaaacagacagtaagcagCTGAGTATGTGCAGCGCGAGATGAACACACTACTTCATGTTAACCTCTAcagcagggctattcaactatacttctctgcgggccagatttggcagagagctctgacctgtgggtcAGACAATCTTCAGACCTATATcaatactgtcatagtggatgtaaaattgaaCCGAATGTAatacgtaaattgttgacgggggggtggcgaacgtaatttgttggaTCTGACCCACGGGctgccagttgaatagccctgctctACAGCCTAAACTGTCAGCATTGATTTTTGGTCTAATTATCTTACCAAAGTCTGTTTTGACAGCTCCCAACTATTGGGCAAACCTGCCCATTGTATGGGACCAACAACTAGGCGAAGGATGTGCTTCAACACAGCCACTGCATCTTTTTCTCATGCAATGTCATGGCACACTGGAACGTACTTGGAAGAGAGCACTGACTGGCCAGTTCTGTATATGAGCTGGCAAATGTGAAGGTTTGGCCAACACTACAGCAGatcaacaaaagaaagaaacttaACAGTCATTCTCACCCGGAGAAAATGTAGAGCCAAAGGTGCTCTCATGTACTCTGGCCATGGATGGTTATTGCATCATAGGAATTTTAACTGGGGTCTCATTTATACCTCACTAATTAGAAGAAGAGCATAAATTCTCTATAATAATTGCTTTTTGAAAATCATTTGCAGTGGTTTTAATCACTGACAAAGTGGTTAGTGTTTGTCAGtgggcactgacaaagagacaggtgagggagatggaggtgtctgagatgaagatgttgagattctcatttggagtgacaagGACGGATaagatcagaaatgagtttattagaggatcagcacatgtagcatgttttggagataaagttagagaagcgagattgagatggtttggacatgtacagaggagggaggagaggtatattggtaggagggtcttgcggatggaacttccaggcaagaggaggagaggtagacctaagaggaggtttatggatgcagtggtagaggatatgagagtggctggtgtgtcagtggaggacactcaggacagggccagatggaggagtttgatccgctgtggcgacccctaaatgggaattgccgaaagaagaagaagatttgCAGTGGTTTTAACATGCAAATAGTAAGAGTTGATCAAAGTTAGTTCTGCAGCACACAGCTGGGTTTGCCAATGTTTCATGAGTAAGGGCAAGTTAACATACAACTTTGAGCTGCTGAACAATATGTCCTTatggaaaaaatacatttggcCTCAAGAATTTTGGTCCAGTAACTTTCCAAAAGGCTGGATGTTAGTTCCACTCTCCAttatataattcaaatattgtAGTTTCCTGTTAAACATAACCATCTTGCCTGAAATCCGTATATCAGAAGCCAATTATGATCACAGCTGTCTCAGGTTTCATTTCATTACGCAAAACCCAAAGTTTTATGCCACAGCAACAAGGAAAGGGGACTCTGTCACCTTGACTTATTTATGCAAGTCATGAATCCTTTAAGGAGCTGCCTGCCATGGGTCAGACATTACTGGACTCACAGGTGTCCAACCCACAGTACAGCAGGAACCAAAGCTGGTGTCAAGAATACTTTCCATTCCATTTCCAGTCCTTTCACTTGCTGGACACTTCTCAAGAAATGCATCACAGAAAGCAGATTCATCATCTCCATAGGAGCTAGCTTTCTGCTAGTTGATTTGGCATATCCAGGTCTCTTATACTTCACAAACAAGGCAAGAGTAATTTTACCAATCCACAAAGTCTCCAGATGAGATCAGACATTCACTGAGTTGCCAAGTCACCTCACTATTGGCTATCAGATTTAAACAGCAAATAAGAATTTACGGTTCAGGATTTGCAGAGTATGAGTGATGATTCTACCAAGAGACTTGCAATGGACTTAAACAATATAGTTTCAACTAGTTGTGCTATAATCTTCTGTCCACTCTCTGCATTGCCAGAGAATAGGTTCTTCTTTCTCCTCGGTTCTGTAtcttacacaaacacatcctCTATTATGGATCCTGTTGTGTATTCTGTGGATAGAGCTGATAAAACTAAATGGGTCCTTAATGCACCCCCATGCTCCATGGTTGTTTATGCTCTTATTAAGGTTACACTTGGACCACTGCCTTCAGTGTCCTGTGTGGTATAAAAATTCTTCTCTCCATACCCATATCCTGTGCAACTCTGCTGCTTAATGTGTTTTTAGGTTTAATCACCCAGCTTAATCCATCAGCAATACAGGACACAGAACCACCTAATTTGGTTGCAATCTTCCTTGGCCCATTCCAAACCTATTTGCCGAACCCGATCGTGCACTACTGTTAGTGATCATATCCACTCCTGCCCTTTAACCTCATCTAATCGTATATGGCATTTCAGCTTGGATGACATTTGAACAGCAGCAAACTCTAATCCAGAGCTGCATAAGGAATGATTtgattcattaaaaaaaaaaaaaaaccaaacttcATTACAGCTTCCAGCTGCATACCGTCTTTGTACATATGCTGAACACTTCTCTAAACAAGCCTGAaatattatgacaaaaaaaataaatgacaagcttcaataatttattattttttaagatATTAACAGAGACTGTAGTATATACAGTAATGGTGAACAGTCATGGTAAATCAAATAAGCATCTGCGATTTATCAAACTGCAAAAATTCCACAGTCATTAAACGCAACGAGAATATGGCACAACGCAAAACGTATATTACAAATTTCTAAGGAAATGGTGCTTAAACAAGTTATGAGGAGGAGAAAAAAAGGAAATGCGACACTTGTATTTAGATTAAATATACCCAGGTGACCAATCCATGCGGTCACTAGTGGTACAATGAATTGTTTTGCTTGCATTAATGATAATATATCTCTTGGAATGCTACAGGACTGGAATGCAGACCGTTTACGATATTCGTATAACAAGTCACAGAATGTTTGAATATGTGCATCACACTAGATTAAACTTGAAGTTTAAGGTGTTACGCTGTGCTCCTGGGATCGTGCAGAGATTTATGCATTTGATTTGAGTATGGGCAGTTTAAGGGGCCGATTTCCCAATGCACATAGTAGTTAACGCATGCAGTTTATCATAAGCTAATCAATGGTCAGAATAAGGTAAATTCCAAGTTTAAACGACTGCCTGGGCAGCCCTGACGTACTGGGTGCAGCTGAGGGTTTGGTTTGACACTCACCCCCATGATCTTGCACCTCTGCTCCACATCTTCCCACATGGAATGGACAATGTAGCGACACATGTATTTGccttctctgccttcctgccgcAGCCGCACCAAACACATCCTGCGTAGGAGGAACACAGAGCCGTCCTGAATATAGACGTCCTGAATATAGACGTACTGAATAAAGACGTACTGAATATAGACGTCCTGAATAAAGACGTCCTGAATAAAGACGTCCTGAATAAAGATGTCCTGAATATAGACGTCCTGAATAAAGACTTGCACGCATTCTATTGCCAACCACAAAATACAACCCGGTCATATCCCACACCAGTATCAATGTTCAGGTAACGGTTTAGTGAACTTGGTCATTGATCAGTATTTATGGTAAATAATTTACTATTGCTACTATGATCttttttgtgcatgtgtattaGCAACTAACCATAATACAATATACCACTTGCACAATATTCTCTCAAAATATTGTTTAGAGTATAGAGAAATTAGTGTTAAATCAGAACTTTTAATGGGCACACAATTACAACATATACACTCATGGAGTGTAATTACATCTCTGATTtgtgcagagtctattgcttggtaacatatatgtaaaatattattAGTGTGTGCAGTTTAAGGTGTGCTTAATTTGAGCTGGCTGCTACTACACATTTGCATGTAAGAACGCAAACTAAGAGGTCACTATAGACTTAAACATTTTTAATAGTCTGGTATGGATACTTGTGAATGCAACACTACAAAAGAATGGTTTGAATGACTTGAAGTGACTCAAcaattttaaataattaaaatatgacTGTAAAAATGGCAGTTAGCCAGACACTTAAACAGTTAATGTGTATTTAATGAGTATAACAGTGTTTATGAAATTGAGCCTAGTTTTTAAAAGGTTTATGACCTATTGGGAAATCTGTAATGAACACTGACAAGCTGCATAGCATTTTAACCATCTTAAGAACTTCAGTTTTCAGGTTTTGAATCAGAACCATCTTGCATCTGAAAACAGTGGTTTGGTACTACATGTCAGTATTTGGTAAACGTTTCAGCAGTTTTAGTAGGTAAATAAAGTACTAAATCAGCAAGTAAGTGTAGACTACTATTAGTGTGATCCAGCATGGAGAGAGCTTTTCCACTCATTCTGTAATATTACTCATATATGCATAGAGTCTGCACACCTATGCCAGCTGTCTGTCACAATCATTAATCATATGTCCCATGCTGGTGACATCACACATTCTGCAAAATACTATTCTCATATACACAGCCAAAGTCAGTCACCTGTGCACTAACGTAACACATGCAAATGCCATCAGTGAGAATGATGAAACACCGTGACGACAGAGAGCAGCAACAAACCGCAAAATAATTGAACAGCTTTGTCATTTCTAAGCATTCTAAAGCTCTTCTGTCCAAATAACGACCATTAATCAAAGTATGGCAGGTTGGTCCATGTAACATTTATCAGTTCAATTTTCAGACTTGTCGAAGGACaactgaaaaaagaaaaattggaTGTAAAATACAATTATAAATTTTTTCATTTGGTAGAATAAATGAAAAATTGACTTTCACTCGTTTTTCCCCCCATTTCCAGATGTTTCATTTTTGCACATTATAATATGCATTTTAGAAAGACATGAGTCCTTATCCAAGTTTCTGATTTTCCGTATTTTCCTACAGTAATATGAAGTGGAACGACTGTACCATTGGAGACGCGGTGGGGGTGAACACATATGCTTGTGATTGGTAGGTGTGTCTACCCGATTTGAACCAGAAACCCGATTTGGACTACGCATGCATGTAATTGGACGTCATTTCAATTAAGTCTTACGGCGGACACTGCATGCTTAAGGCTGCCAATTTTACATGTGCGAGACATGTTGGTTATCTCAGCTCACTgggattttttttacaattagataatttgttaacacaattaaataattagatagcacagaaTAACATTCACCACCCAAAGCCAAGTAAGCGTTTGTGTCAGCCATGATTGTGCAATACCAGCattcccaaaaaaaaaaaaaaaaaaaaaaaatcagcatTCCAAAACACTGCATAAATCTAGTTAGTAGCTACCTATTTAGCCATAGCTACGTCAAAGCTGCACCCAGCAGTACAAGAGTTCTACTAGTAAGGGAGTTTGTGATTAATTGTCTCTGACCCTCAATCAGAGCACTATGACatgttgttcattcccttatctgtgtatctgctcctcagttagaactactcttccttctctctccctgtacTTTTGTGCTACATTCAGTCCACTGGACCTCCTCTCCTGAATAGGAGAACTCCAATCATAAATATgctttattattcttacccaacTGTCTTAAAACGCATCTTTATTTCTTTTGTATTTAActagatcaggggtgcccattacttcgatcgcgaaggaagtgtcggtctatcgcgaaggaatgtgggtagatcacatgacattaaaaagtagtggatgaatgacaggctatcgtccatctgcactgatggtTGTATATTGATTGACATTGGCCCTGGTAACAATTTAATTTAGAGGGCCCTCTAATGGTATGTCCTGCTCTTCTCTCTGGCCATGACCCTGATGGCCATGATCTACGTCTAGAGAAAATTTCAGAAAGCTAACAGTTCAGGGGCTCATCCTCAACAATGAGGTTGTCATATGATGCCGTCATATGTACTATAACAGACATATGACGGCATCAtttcattttaataaaattGAGTCTGCCAACTATAGCATCAGCTAGCTAGTAGGTAAATTATACAGCTAGCTACTTAATCCTATGTAGATGCGGCAGCCGTAAAACCTATCCAAAATTAGCAAAACATGTCTGAAAAAAGTTTAGGATGTGGCTTCGCCGTAGCTATGCCTACATAGCTACATAACATAAGTAGTTTTATGCAGTGTTTTCTTTCATCTAGGTAGCAAGCTACCTTTGAGTTGTAGGCCTACATGGAATTCGTTTTCAAAAACAGTTTTGGACGTTTAAGATACATTAGCTAACTAATAAATAGACTTAACTACCTGTGACTTTCAGATTCACAATTAAGTCCATATGTGGAATGTTGGGTTGTATTGCACAATCATGGCTGATAAACATTTAACGTTTCTTTGGCATTTGGTGGTAAATGTTATCTGTGCTAACAATGACGtctaattataaaaaaaaaaaaaaccatcttcCAATGAGCCATCTGGTCTCGCGCATTGGAAATGACGTTCAATTATGAGCATGCATATTCCAAATCAGGTTTCCGGTTAAAATCGGGTAGTGACACCTACCAATCACAAGCAGATGTGTTCACCCCCACCCGTGACTCCGATGGTACAGTCGTTCCACTTCATATTACAGTAGGTAAATATGGAAAATCAGAAACTTGAATAAGGACTCGTGTCTTTCTAAAATACATATTATAATGTGCAAAAATGAAACATCTGAAAACAGTAAAAAATGAATGAAAGCTAATTATTCATGCATTCTaccaaatgaaaaaaaattataattacaTCCAATTTCTCATGTCAGTTTTGCTTTGACAAGTCTGAAAATCGATTAATGATCAACATTACACGGTCACAGGATGCTTGACATGGCTCTAAGAAACTTTTTGAAAGTGGAATTTGTTGTCCGTCCAGGATCAAAAATGTTGAGGAAAAGATAACACTCACAGCAACACCGTGCACTTGTCAGTATGTTCATGAAAACGAACCAAGCCAACGAAATGTATTTGGAACACCTCAGCGGCACATGCGTCTAAATCATCTGAATGtttctcattcattcatttcattaATCAATTTCATCGAGCTTTGCCTGGGACAAAAGGAAGGCAGCGGGGTGTGGACACATTCATTAGTCCTGCTGGAGGACGGGCTTCCTTGAGGGGGACGAGGCAGTGTGAGCCACTGCTGTCCCAACACTCACCAAACATGGAGCTGCGCCACCAAAAACCAGGAGTTGAGTGTGTCGGGGAGGCTGCACCCTGTGAGAACAAGACAGAGAGATCGacagtaagtgtgtgtttgtatctgtgtgtctctgtgtgtgtaaaacaaagtggggtgagaaagagagagagaaacaggaacGCAGCACTAAACCGAACTAAATGGCTCCAAAACCTCTGCTTGGTTTTACACCTGCTTTTTTTCTCCATGGCAAAGAAAACAGCATAATGCGGCTGTAAAGTGGTACATAAATCTTTCTAATGGCGATGAAAAGGTCCCTTTACGCTCATTTCAGCATTTCTAGTGAAGTGAGGGGTGTTTGGGAACTGGGGTCCTTTTTCAAAAACTGCAAATGAGCATGACTCAAGGCTCAAAAGGTCATACTGCACTGCCACATTACTCTGTGGGCTCGGGGAGCCCTCTCACTCGCTCTGCCCAAGCTGTAGTAAAACACataaaacaattaaataaataaaaaaaaatacttacTTTCAAAAAACTCATCGTAGTTGACTCGTTCGACGCAGCAAGTGTACATACGCAAAGCAGCTATTTTAATTTTCTGCGAAAGAAGAGCCactattgttattttttttgcattaaTGATGTACACGTCTATTGTATAACCTACAGTATAATCGAATCACATATCTATATTAAGAAAAAGAACTAAAATCTATGAGCCCATAAGTAAATCCAATTTATAAAAACAAGGTGTGGAGTATGTTCCATCCACTTCAAATGAAACTGGATGTGGATCCTTCATTGCCATATATGCAATAGTACAAGATGGCTGCACTAAAGGTGAGGAATAAACTGCTGAAGTGTCTGAATCTCAAAGGTCCTAACATCAGAATACAGGGAGCCAGTCTTAGCTGTACCCATTTGTTGTATTTGAGGGGCCCAGTGAAGCCCATGGCCTCGATGAGTTTGGTGAAAGCTCCGACCTCTTCTTCTGAAGTCTGGGGAGTCTGTTTAGTAGCACAAAGCTGTAGAGATAGAGAAATGTGCATGAGAACAACACATCATTAGAGCTATACCTACTCTTACAAGCTACAACAAAGGCATCTTCAGCCtatgtttttaaaaaatatataataaaatacatcTGAACAAAAAGCGATGTGAAGCAAACCTTAGGTCACCAGAAACATCTTGACCTTAGGTCATTACCAGAAACATCACAGAGGAGATAAATAAGCAGACTGCTCTAACATTTCAAGTCTCATTTGTCATATTAGGTTTACGTCAGCAACTGCAACTACACCGTGTAGGACTTAGCATGCTTATGTAAAAGGATAACCAAGCGAGATCAACATGTAAATACATCCCCAAAAAGGATGTTGAGGCCATCATCACAGAGAACATGCTGAGATTATGAACTACTGAATGTTCAGTACACAACTGCACAAGTCAGCATTGAGTTGAGCCCGTCAAGCTACACAGGGGAACTGTGTGTCTGGGATCAAGGATAGATGTGGTAACTCAAAGAATTAGTTAAGAATTAGACTGCCCGGCATGCGTCATGAGATTAATCCCACTGCACAGTTATACAAAAGTGATTAAATATTCTGTGGCATATTACTCAACGAAGGCAGCACATGTTTTGTGTCATGTTAATTTGATTCCAACAATGTTTAGCCTGACCTATTTCAATGTAGGTACTCAAATCAAGCATTTTAACAAATTGCTAATATTAAACGTGATCTCTAGGCATGTTAACCAAATTATACAAACTTTAATAATTAATTCATATTGCACTTAGCAGACTGATGGCACTGCATTTCAGCTTAAATCAAGATTTTTAGAAATGGAACGAGATATTACAACAGTCCAGGGCACCTGCCAAGTGGTTCAAATTTAGGCCTAGGACCCAGTATGACTGTAACAGGTGTTCAGGTCCTAAACACTCAATTAAGGCATTTAGTGATTTGGAATAGAACCAAAACGTGGAGTGACTGGTGAGTCTCAAGGATTGGGTTGAGTAGCACTCAGAACACAGTGACACTCAGAGAACTGGTGAATAGGTGAAGTTTACAGACCAGCTGTTAcctgttttattgttttctAAAGTCAAAAGCTTCATATAAGAATGTAATGGTGGCAACTCATTTCAAAACTTCTCAACTAGGCTTAAGCAATAGAACTCACCTCTCTTGATGTGTAAAGAGCTCGACATTGTGTCTGACTGGGGACTCCTGATACTGTAAAATGCCAAGTCACCAAAGCCTTGGCGAGGTTAGCATTCTGCTCAGAAAcctaaaataaagaagaaaacTCCCCAAATGAAGAAGTGGTTTCCCAGACCTGTGCTTACGTCATCAGCTACAAACTCAGGAGACGCCACTACCCTGAATTTAACCAAACTATATAATATGAAACATGACCTAAGGCACCACAAAATGCCCTTCAGTACCACAAAAAATCTGAAGGTTCTGTTTGAATATACAAGGATATACATAATTTAAAAGGTCCATCTCCTTTATATTAGCCTACTCGGGAAACCTTGGGAAAATGTGAAAAATTGTTTGTCTTGCTCTTTTGCAGACAatcaataattaattaattaatcatcACACAAACTTTAAAGTTATAAGCCTTAAAATCTGCAGGGCCCTAAAAAGTGGCTTACAACTAAATAGCATAGTCCAAGTCAATTAACAACTTTGTCTCAACTTACAACACATTGACAGTCAGAGTTAGTAATGATTTCTGCCATACTTAAAGAGTGAAGACCTGAAGACAGGCTGCACAAGACAGCAGGTCTATGCACACATCCAATCTGGATGATTGAATGATTAACTTCCACAGGCAGCATGAGTACTACTTCTTATAGGCATGTTCTTAAAGAACGGTTGATGGAACGATACATTTGCACTGTTGCATTACATTCTTTAAAAGGTTTCCAGGAGAAAAATACAGGAATGCTCTTGGGTCAGAGTCAGAAAACAAACGTGTTTAATTCAGAAGCATTTACTTAATCCTCATGAATGTAATTACCCTTTCTTTTAATTAGGTCTGTTTTAGGTAAGTTAAGTAATTATTATGTGCTAGAATTTGAATATATGACATGCACGTATGAACAAGTAGCCTATATTTTACATCTGTCAAGTAAAATATAAGAACATTTAAAACCCAAATACATTAGTAATTTTTTTATGTTAAGGCTTTTAGTGTTTGCAAGTGATAAAACGATCTTCTGTATTATCACTATACATGGCAAATCAAGAATCTTTATGCAGGTATGACAGTTTGAGTCACGGTTACTATAAAGCCAAGTTCATAACCAGAATCTATTAAAAGGCACAGGGCAACAGAACAGTGTATGGTACCGTTTATGGTATATAACAAAATGACTAGCTAGTAACATCAAACGGATACGCAAGTAagcaacttaaaaaaattaaatccaAACATACATTTAAGTGTCCAGCTCACAGTCAAGTGCCCCTAGTTTATAAACCCAGTTAACCACCAGTCTAAACCACGATCACCTTTCCGAGGATGGTCCTGCTGGATCCAAAAGTGCTTGATATGCTTCTGATGGCGGACTGCAAAGGTCGCCGATACATGACTCCTCCACACGTTACAATTAATAATTACTGCAACTCTACAGCAAGTTATTGTACACACGTTTAATAACTGTTGTCGTCCCCCCGCCTTTCCCAGCAATGTCAACGGAATCAGTTCTACCGCCAAAAGTGTCCGACTAGAAAACAGGCTGCGTTTTACCTTCCGGAACATGTGCGTTACACTGGGCGCAAAATGGTCTATTGATTCAGAACATTTTATTACTATTATCTTATTATTTGTGAAACGTTTGTTTCTAACTATCCAGTGTAAATTAAAAATGTTTGGCCTTTTGTGTGTTAAGCACATTTATCTGTTGTTGTCAGAACTATTTAGGTTACTATTTTAAAAAGTTTTATACTGTTGTTGACAATGTAACAATTAGAATTGTAGGCCTACCTTTCGATTCTAACTGTACATGTGCTGTCTTGAAGAGCTCAAACACACTTTTTGGGGTGTACTATGAGCAGTTTAGTGAATAacccatctccatctccagcagcTGTCCTGGTAGTCTGTGCTTAGTTGTTTACAGTGCAAATTCTGAATAACTCTACTAATTGGTTCTCACTGAATAATTTGAGCACCTCTGACAAATATTAGTTGTTTTTAAGGCTTACACACTACTCTTATATAGCAAGTTAACGTTAAAATCAAAAGCACAATAATTCATTATATTATTGCCATCTGGTGTTGACTAGAGGAGGACGTGTCCCCCTTCTGAAAATTGGTTCCACTCAAAAAGTTTTCCTCAAGCATGCTTTTGTACATCTTTTTAAGTCTGAGCCAGAACTagtacaaaaaaaaagaaaataaaaacctaTCCAAAGTGACAAAGGGTAAGCCTAATTTTACTGAGATTAATGGCAGCTAAGTACCTGATTTCACAGCTCCCAGGCCATAGAGTAAACAAAGTCACTCATCCCTGCATCCACAAATTGTTCAAAGGCATCCCAGCACTGGTCAAATTTCCTGCCTAACTTCATCCAAGAACTACAAAATATGTAATGGTCTTATACACGAAAGATTGAAAGAAATAAtacatgtcactcccttgctagGGGCATACATGTCAAACTACCACAAACACTTGGACACTTTGAAGTAGGGATGTTTTCACAGCAGGGAGTGGATGAGGTAATGTTGTCTGTGTGCAGCTTTCCAAAAGAGTCTTTATGGTAGGTGAGAGCCTCTTCTTCATAGTTGTGGATGTTTACCTTAATGCATCGAGTTACTCTGCTTTCATAGTTCAAACACAGGAAGGAGCATGTCACTGTTATTACCAATGAAATATTTGTCTAGCTTTCACTACTGCCTTTTTCTGTCTAGAGGAAACACTGAGGAAATGGGAGAGGTTCAAGACAGCTTGCTGGAATTATAGGTAGTTTTGAGGTACTGTCCAAAATCTTGCAGAATTGGTCATTCAGAGACACCACAGAGTAAGAGTTCTAATGAAACAAAGAAGTGGTTTTGGGGACTAGTAAATATTTGTTTGTATAGGGGCTATTGCTGTACCATAAAGTATACTACTGAACAAGTAAAGAAGGCAAATCATTTTGAAGAGACAGATGATAAACACATTAGCTAAGTAATGAAAGTTTCTTCAATATATACCTGTTAAAGCATACACAcctgaacatttttttaatatgTCTTAGAAACATAGTATTATAAGGGGTCTTACCTGCTCATACAGCAACTGTACTGTGTGAAAAATACTGTATATTTCAAGCAATTTTTGAACATCCTGAAACATACTGTTGATGTGGCTCTATGATTGATACAGTACAGCTGCAGAAATGTGACCCATTCATCACTTTATTGCTTATTTAGGTTGTTATATTTCAGTAGTGGTTGTCATGGTTGGTAAAATGTTTCATGTATCAATACAAACATTTACTTTCATGTCTATGATGATGACTGCTGCCCCCTCCCATTACGCCACACCCCTCAAAGGTCTGAGCCACCAGGAGATGAGAACTTGTAACACCAGGTGTGGTTCTCATGGCCATTGAAATCTTATATCAActagaaacatttaaaatattcaGCCCTGCTGGTCAGACTTTGACAATTTGAATAACAAATCTAAAATAAAATGATATATAATTTAAAGCctttttcattcttttctttttcttctggaTAGTTTAATATTTCAGTTGAACAGTCATGATTATTACAAAATTAACAAAACTAGTTGGTGTCAGTTAAAACACCAAGATGTGTAAA from Brachyhypopomus gauderio isolate BG-103 chromosome 8, BGAUD_0.2, whole genome shotgun sequence harbors:
- the uqcc1 gene encoding ubiquinol-cytochrome c reductase complex assembly factor 1, whose amino-acid sequence is MYRRPLQSAIRSISSTFGSSRTILGKVSEQNANLAKALVTWHFTVSGVPSQTQCRALYTSRELCATKQTPQTSEEEVGAFTKLIEAMGFTGPLKYNKWKIKIAALRMYTCCVERVNYDEFFERCSLPDTLNSWFLVAQLHVWMCLVRLRQEGREGKYMCRYIVHSMWEDVEQRCKIMGIDAFNRKESMKAMTEMFYAAIFGYDEGILSDDCVLAAALWRNLFNRQCEDPRQLELMVEYVRKQMQFIDSLDGEDLLLTGEVRWRALVEENAQSILKASAPTYNDTGL